A window of the Equus asinus isolate D_3611 breed Donkey chromosome 20, EquAss-T2T_v2, whole genome shotgun sequence genome harbors these coding sequences:
- the DOHH gene encoding deoxyhypusine hydroxylase has translation MVTEQEVEAIGRSLVDPQQPLQARFRALFTLRGLGGPAAIAWISRAFNDDSALLKHELAYCLGQLQDPRAVPVLVDVLRDTRQEPMVRHEAGEALGAIGSPEVLEVLKEFEADPVVEVAETCQLAVRRLEWLQQRGGAPAPKGPYLSVDPAPPAEERNVGRLRAALLDEARPLFDRYRAMFALRDTGGEEAALALAEGLRCGSALFRHEVGYVLGQLQHEAAVPALAAALARRAESPMVRHECAEALGAIARPACLAALRAHAGDPERVVRESCAVALDLYAHESGAAFQYADGLERLRAPPPDPDPGPDPRL, from the exons ATGGTGACCGAGCAGGAGGTGGAAGCCATCGGGCGCTCGCTGGTGGACCCGCAGCAGCCCCTACAGGCCCGCTTCCGGGCGCTCTTCACGCTGCGCGGCCTCGGCGGCCCCGCGGCCATCGCCTGGATCAGCCGGGCCTTCAATGATGACTCCGCGCTGCTCAAACACGAGCTGGCCTACTGCCTGGGCCAGCTGCAGGACCCGCGGGCTGTGCCCGTGCTGGTGGACGTGCTGCGGGACACCCGCCAGGAGCCCATGGTGCGCCACGAGGCGG GGGAGGCCCTGGGGGCCATCGGGAGCCCCGAAGTGCTGGAGGTCCTGAAGGAGTTCGAGGCCGACCCCGTCGTCGAG GTGGCGGAGACGTGCCAGCTGGCCGTGCGGCGGCTGGAGTGGCTGCAGCAGCGCGGTGGCGCGCCGGCGCCCAAGGGGCCCTACCTCTCGGTGGACCCGGCGCCCCCGGCCGAGGAGCGCAACGTGGGGCGTCTGCGGGCGGCGCTGCTGGACGAGGCGCGGCCGCTCTTCGACCGCTACCGGGCCATGTTCGCCCTGCGCGACACCGGCGGCGAGGAGGCCGCCCTGGCGCTGGCCGAGG GCCTGCGCTGCGGTAGCGCCCTGTTCCGCCACGAGGTCGGCTACGTGCTGGGCCAGCTGCAGCACGAGGCGGCGGTGCCCGCGCTGGCGGCCGCCCTGGCGCGGCGCGCCGAGAGCCCGATGGTGCGGCACGAGTGCGCCGAGGCGCTGGGGGCCATCGCCAGGCCCGCCTGCCTGGCCGCGCTGCGCGCGCACGCCGGCGACCCCGAGCGCGTGGTGCGGGAGAGCTGCGCGGTGGCCCTGGACCTGTACGCGCACGAGAGCGGCGCGGCCTTCCAGTACGCGGACGGCCTGGAGCGCCTGCGCGCGCCGccccccgaccccgaccccggcCCCGACCCCCGCCTCTAG